A single window of Qipengyuania sediminis DNA harbors:
- a CDS encoding ArsR/SmtB family transcription factor, with amino-acid sequence MKLNALLSALAQPTRREIFEAIAKAKDGMNPTDIADATGTMPTNTSAHLTVLRNAGLVTARRDGKMVNYRAEHAVVGALAGYLGKLAG; translated from the coding sequence TCAGCGCCCTGGCACAGCCGACCAGGCGCGAGATCTTCGAGGCGATCGCGAAGGCTAAGGACGGGATGAACCCGACCGACATCGCGGACGCCACCGGGACGATGCCCACCAATACCTCCGCGCACCTGACGGTCCTGCGAAACGCCGGGCTCGTGACGGCTCGGCGCGACGGCAAGATGGTGAACTACCGCGCGGAGCACGCGGTCGTCGGCGCCCTGGCAGGATACCTTGGTAAGCTGGCGGGCTAG